The following are encoded together in the Opitutus sp. ER46 genome:
- a CDS encoding S1C family serine protease, whose amino-acid sequence MRLPPCIPSFLRRAPLFALAVGLVAATSTFAADEAATPPAPDPTAGPVTANPAPTDPKVDAIENAVVKIFATMRRPDLYRPWSKSPPSEVTGSGVIIEGKRILTNAHVVLYASQVQVQGNQAGDKISATIETIAPGIDLAVLKLEDESFFDTRPPIARANTLPDIKVPVMAYGYPAGGTSLSITKGIVSRIEWAGYHPPVSGLRIQIDAAINRGNSGGPAISGDKMIGLAFSNLSGAQNIGYIIPNEEINLFLADVADGKYDGKPAMYDELQDMENPALAGYLKLGKEVEGIMVHEPYLADPGYPLKKWDVITRIGDTPVDNQGMVKIGSNLRVRFQYLVQKYAKDGKVPLTVVRAGKPVEIQLPVFNDRPSLMENLDGAYPDYFVYGPFVFSTLTADFANSMGGSNAVTVMRAFSAMASPILTRRGDQPAFPGEALVVVASPFFPHKLAKGYNTPIGRVIDTVNGKHVKNLPHLVELLRDAQEDYITIEFAGRMSEAIVLPRNDCIAATEEILSDNGVRAQGSANALSVWNAKAAPAK is encoded by the coding sequence ATGCGCCTACCCCCGTGCATCCCGTCCTTCCTGCGCCGCGCCCCGCTGTTTGCGTTGGCCGTCGGCTTGGTCGCAGCGACTTCCACCTTTGCCGCCGATGAGGCGGCCACGCCCCCGGCGCCCGATCCCACCGCCGGCCCGGTCACCGCGAACCCCGCGCCCACCGACCCCAAGGTCGACGCGATCGAGAACGCGGTCGTGAAGATCTTCGCCACGATGCGCCGGCCCGACCTGTATCGTCCCTGGTCGAAATCACCCCCCAGTGAGGTCACCGGCAGCGGCGTCATCATCGAGGGCAAGCGTATCCTCACCAACGCCCACGTTGTGCTCTACGCCAGCCAGGTCCAAGTGCAGGGCAACCAGGCCGGAGACAAGATCTCCGCCACGATCGAGACCATCGCGCCCGGCATCGACCTCGCCGTGCTCAAGCTCGAGGACGAGAGCTTCTTCGACACCCGGCCTCCGATCGCACGCGCCAACACGCTGCCCGACATCAAGGTGCCGGTGATGGCATACGGCTACCCCGCCGGTGGCACCAGCCTCTCGATCACCAAGGGCATCGTCTCCCGCATCGAATGGGCCGGCTACCACCCGCCCGTATCCGGGCTCCGGATCCAGATCGACGCCGCCATCAACCGCGGCAACAGCGGCGGGCCGGCGATCTCGGGCGACAAGATGATCGGCCTCGCCTTCAGCAACCTGAGCGGCGCGCAGAACATCGGCTACATCATCCCCAACGAGGAGATTAACCTGTTCCTGGCCGACGTCGCCGACGGCAAGTACGACGGCAAACCCGCCATGTACGACGAACTCCAGGACATGGAGAACCCCGCGCTCGCGGGCTACCTCAAGCTCGGCAAGGAGGTCGAGGGCATCATGGTGCACGAGCCCTACCTCGCCGATCCGGGCTACCCGTTGAAGAAATGGGACGTCATCACGCGCATCGGCGACACGCCGGTCGACAACCAGGGCATGGTGAAGATCGGCTCGAACCTGCGCGTGCGATTCCAGTATCTCGTCCAGAAGTACGCGAAGGACGGCAAAGTGCCGCTCACGGTGGTTCGCGCCGGCAAGCCCGTGGAGATCCAGCTCCCGGTCTTCAACGATCGCCCCTCCCTGATGGAGAACCTCGACGGGGCCTATCCCGACTATTTCGTTTATGGCCCGTTCGTCTTCTCCACGCTGACCGCCGACTTCGCGAACAGCATGGGCGGCAGCAACGCCGTGACCGTCATGCGAGCGTTCAGCGCCATGGCCAGCCCCATTCTCACCCGCCGCGGCGACCAGCCCGCCTTCCCCGGCGAAGCCCTGGTGGTCGTCGCCTCGCCCTTCTTTCCCCACAAGCTCGCCAAGGGCTACAACACCCCGATCGGGCGCGTCATCGACACCGTCAACGGCAAGCACGTGAAGAATCTCCCACACCTGGTCGAACTCCTCCGCGACGCCCAGGAGGACTACATCACCATCGAGTTCGCCGGCCGCATGAGCGAAGCCATCGTCCTCCCCCGCAACGACTGCATCGCCGCCACGGAGGAGATTCTGAGCGACAATGGCGTGCGCGCCCAAGGCAGCGCCAACGCGCTCTCCGTCTGGAACGCGAAAGCCGCGCCGGCAAAGTAG
- a CDS encoding ATP-dependent Clp protease proteolytic subunit has protein sequence MHFDNLQPGLSAPVPRSDDDDDDDESQDELLVKKNAPVAMLIQRKFLEQRKIFLWGAVTDETAKDLTEKLLYLESVAPGKDITFYINSPGGSITAGMAIFDTMKLISSPINVVVTGMAASMGSILLCGASKGRRYLYPHSRVLIHQPLISGRMVGPATDINIQAKEMEKLRLELNQILATSSGQPLERINQDTDRDFYLNAKEAIDYGLADKIVEKI, from the coding sequence ATGCATTTCGACAATCTTCAGCCCGGCCTGTCGGCGCCCGTCCCTCGTTCCGATGACGACGATGATGACGACGAGAGCCAGGACGAACTCCTGGTGAAGAAGAACGCGCCCGTCGCGATGCTCATCCAGCGCAAGTTCCTCGAGCAGCGGAAAATCTTCCTCTGGGGCGCCGTCACCGACGAGACCGCCAAGGACCTGACCGAGAAGCTGCTCTATCTTGAGTCCGTCGCCCCGGGAAAGGACATCACCTTCTACATCAACTCCCCGGGCGGCTCGATCACCGCGGGTATGGCGATCTTCGACACGATGAAGCTCATCTCGTCGCCGATCAACGTGGTGGTCACCGGCATGGCCGCGTCGATGGGATCCATCCTGCTCTGCGGCGCCTCCAAGGGCCGGCGATACCTGTACCCGCACTCGCGGGTGCTCATCCACCAGCCGCTGATCTCCGGCCGCATGGTCGGCCCCGCGACCGACATCAACATTCAGGCCAAGGAAATGGAGAAACTCCGGCTCGAGCTGAACCAGATCCTCGCGACTTCGTCCGGCCAGCCGCTCGAGCGGATCAACCAGGACACCGATCGCGATTTCTACCTGAACGCGAAGGAAGCGATCGACTACGGCCTCGCCGACAAGATCGTGGAAAAGATCTGA
- the crcB gene encoding fluoride efflux transporter CrcB produces the protein MLLYLVIALGGALGSVTRFWLNGLVSNQLGETFPWGTLLINVTGSFVIGFFATLTAPEGRVFASSTTRHFFMTGVCGGYTTFSSFSLQTLNLAQEGEWFRAGSYTVASVVICLVAVWLGYLCAQAINQLKG, from the coding sequence ATGCTCCTCTATCTCGTCATCGCCCTCGGCGGCGCGCTCGGCAGCGTCACTCGCTTCTGGCTCAACGGCCTCGTTTCGAACCAGCTCGGCGAGACGTTTCCGTGGGGCACACTGCTCATCAACGTGACCGGCTCCTTCGTCATCGGGTTCTTCGCCACGCTGACGGCGCCCGAGGGGCGCGTGTTCGCCAGCAGCACCACGCGACACTTCTTCATGACGGGCGTCTGCGGCGGCTACACGACGTTTTCCTCCTTCAGCCTGCAAACCCTCAACCTCGCGCAGGAGGGCGAATGGTTTCGCGCCGGCAGCTACACCGTCGCCTCCGTCGTCATCTGCCTCGTCGCCGTCTGGCTCGGTTATCTCTGCGCGCAAGCGATCAACCAGTTGAAAGGCTAA
- a CDS encoding DUF190 domain-containing protein, translating to MELPAESVLLRIFIGESDRYEGHPLHEAIVLKARAQHLAGATVLRGPIGFGRSSRLHTSKILRLSVDLPLVIEIVDEEAKINAFLPVLEPMMSGGLVTTEKVRVIQYRASARASTASGPDAT from the coding sequence ATGGAACTCCCCGCCGAATCCGTCCTGCTGCGCATCTTCATCGGTGAATCCGACCGCTACGAAGGCCACCCGCTGCATGAGGCGATCGTGCTGAAGGCGCGCGCCCAGCACCTGGCCGGCGCCACCGTGCTGCGCGGCCCGATCGGATTCGGCCGCTCGAGCCGGCTGCACACCAGCAAGATCCTGCGGCTCTCCGTCGACCTGCCCCTCGTCATCGAGATCGTCGACGAGGAGGCGAAGATCAACGCGTTCCTCCCCGTGCTCGAGCCGATGATGAGCGGCGGTCTCGTGACCACGGAGAAGGTCCGGGTCATCCAGTACCGCGCCAGCGCCCGCGCCTCAACCGCGAGCGGACCGGACGCGACCTAG
- a CDS encoding N-acetylmuramoyl-L-alanine amidase: MASAAFRGLVLLALACASSVRLDAENASSRVAPARPGTSVDLRTISGATVRLGGTDYVRLDQAAARLGLKVAASERGRVLTLTGAGTSAVIEADTRDIQVNGLRVFLGNPSALSRGKLYVSRIDFERCLAPLLRPGVGVPRLRPPKVIALDPGHGGRDHGKVNDALKVNEKSLTLDTARRLKQLLEADGYRVVLTRDDDRFLELPDRPAAASAAGADLFISIHYNALDRDRRTSGVEIFTFAPQHQRSTQAWMPGEKDDTERQPEPGNVYDYWNAMLAHALHRPFVRDLKASDRGKKLMHAGVLRSLRCPGALVECGFLSSDVEARKIATPAYRQQIAEALRAGVRAYADQLNRISQGPTKTSARSGASHSS; this comes from the coding sequence ATGGCTTCGGCGGCTTTTCGTGGCCTCGTGCTGCTCGCGCTTGCCTGCGCGAGCTCCGTGCGACTGGACGCGGAAAACGCCTCCAGCCGCGTGGCCCCGGCCCGGCCCGGGACATCCGTCGATCTGCGCACGATCAGCGGCGCCACGGTCCGTCTTGGCGGCACCGACTACGTGCGGCTTGACCAGGCTGCGGCGCGCCTCGGCCTGAAGGTCGCCGCCAGCGAGCGCGGGCGCGTGCTGACCCTGACCGGGGCGGGCACGTCCGCCGTGATCGAAGCGGATACGCGTGATATCCAGGTCAATGGGCTGCGCGTGTTTCTCGGCAATCCGAGCGCGCTCTCGCGCGGCAAGCTGTACGTCAGCCGCATCGATTTCGAACGCTGCCTCGCGCCCCTGCTGCGGCCGGGCGTGGGCGTGCCCCGGCTGCGTCCGCCGAAGGTGATCGCCCTCGATCCCGGGCATGGCGGTCGCGACCACGGCAAGGTCAACGACGCGCTCAAGGTGAACGAGAAGTCGCTGACGCTCGACACCGCGCGCCGCCTGAAACAGCTGCTCGAGGCCGACGGCTATCGCGTCGTGCTCACGCGGGACGACGACCGCTTCCTGGAACTCCCGGACCGGCCCGCGGCGGCGAGCGCGGCCGGCGCCGACCTGTTCATCAGCATTCACTACAATGCGCTGGACCGCGACCGGCGGACCTCGGGCGTCGAGATCTTCACCTTCGCGCCGCAGCACCAGCGTTCCACGCAGGCGTGGATGCCGGGAGAAAAGGACGATACCGAGCGGCAACCGGAGCCGGGCAATGTCTACGACTACTGGAACGCGATGCTCGCACACGCGCTGCACCGCCCGTTCGTGCGCGACCTCAAGGCCTCGGACCGCGGCAAGAAGCTGATGCACGCGGGCGTGCTGCGCTCGTTGCGCTGCCCGGGCGCGCTCGTCGAGTGCGGCTTCCTCTCGAGCGATGTCGAGGCGCGCAAGATCGCAACCCCCGCGTACCGCCAGCAGATCGCCGAGGCTTTGCGCGCCGGCGTGCGCGCGTACGCCGACCAGCTCAACCGGATTTCCCAAGGCCCAACCAAAACCTCCGCGCGCTCCGGCGCGTCCCACTCATCATGA
- the infC gene encoding translation initiation factor IF-3, which produces MATSFPSAGGNRPGHFQRRNTDPFAAIRRNHRIKVPQVRVISPEGKQLGIMDTPKAINLALEVGLDLVEFAPNANPPVCRIIDFGKYVYEEQKKHSHAKATGSKIKEIEFTARIEQHDYETKLRHGEQFLSNGNKVKMRLKFRGREMAHTEIGFNVMKRAVADLAGMGTADSEPKLIGRNINVMLTPLPVNKRKPKFFRPGVDEEVEEDEPIRDTEDNETSGSQPTA; this is translated from the coding sequence ATGGCTACTTCGTTTCCCTCCGCCGGCGGCAACCGCCCTGGCCATTTCCAGCGTCGTAATACCGACCCGTTCGCGGCGATCCGCCGCAACCATCGTATCAAGGTTCCCCAGGTGCGTGTGATTTCCCCCGAGGGTAAGCAGCTCGGGATCATGGACACGCCGAAAGCCATCAATCTTGCCCTCGAGGTCGGCCTTGACCTGGTCGAGTTCGCGCCCAACGCGAACCCGCCGGTGTGCCGCATCATCGATTTCGGCAAGTACGTGTACGAGGAGCAGAAGAAGCACTCACACGCGAAGGCGACCGGCTCGAAGATCAAGGAAATCGAGTTTACCGCGCGCATCGAGCAGCACGACTACGAGACCAAGCTCCGCCACGGCGAGCAGTTCCTGAGCAACGGCAACAAGGTGAAGATGCGCCTCAAGTTCCGCGGTCGCGAAATGGCGCACACCGAAATCGGCTTCAACGTCATGAAGCGCGCCGTCGCCGACCTCGCCGGCATGGGCACCGCGGACTCCGAGCCGAAGCTCATCGGGCGCAACATCAATGTCATGCTGACGCCGCTCCCGGTGAACAAGCGCAAGCCCAAGTTCTTCCGCCCTGGCGTCGACGAGGAAGTCGAAGAGGACGAGCCGATTCGCGACACCGAGGACAACGAGACGTCCGGTTCGCAGCCGACCGCCTGA
- a CDS encoding iron-sulfur cluster assembly accessory protein, with protein sequence MSDSALLPAAAATPSTPPLPEGVRLGNENLIQLTEAAGIKARALIARENQGNHLRIAITGGGCNGLSYKMKFVPEPRRGDLVVLTAGVSVLVDSKSALYLKGTHLDYSNAMIGGGFKFTNPNAKASCSCGESFSV encoded by the coding sequence ATGTCCGATTCCGCCCTCCTTCCCGCTGCCGCCGCGACTCCGTCCACCCCTCCGCTCCCGGAAGGCGTGCGACTGGGCAACGAGAACCTGATCCAATTGACCGAGGCCGCAGGCATCAAGGCGCGTGCCCTCATCGCGCGGGAGAACCAGGGCAACCACCTGCGCATCGCGATCACCGGCGGTGGCTGCAACGGGCTCAGCTACAAGATGAAGTTCGTGCCCGAGCCCCGCCGCGGAGACCTTGTCGTGCTTACGGCCGGCGTGTCCGTCCTGGTGGATAGCAAGAGTGCTTTGTACCTGAAGGGCACACACTTGGATTACTCCAACGCGATGATTGGCGGCGGGTTCAAGTTCACCAATCCCAATGCCAAGGCGAGCTGCTCCTGTGGTGAGAGCTTCAGCGTCTGA
- a CDS encoding 4-hydroxythreonine-4-phosphate dehydrogenase PdxA → MSPKLAFTCGDPAGIGPEVIAAWLATHPDEAADVALIGPASWLEKLDTPATKVPVGLEGFVATPGKPSGEGALVAWAALERAASGCREGEFSGTVTGPVSKEWLARIGYSFPGQTEFFAARWGGEPVMAFCGGRLRVVLATWHVPLHHVPRLLGPHLLHRTVAAADELARVFAPPASALPPLRSQPEWAQAGAILTPPRIGVCGLNPHAGEAGLLGTEERDLINPALDHLRPTFPGLSRCEPGDTLFARQLRGEFDVVIALYHDQGLAPLKTVEFDEAVNVTLGLAHVRTSPDHGTAFGIAGKGEARPTSFANAVQVARRLIATRAARRSA, encoded by the coding sequence ATGTCTCCCAAACTCGCATTCACCTGCGGCGATCCGGCCGGCATTGGTCCCGAAGTCATCGCGGCGTGGCTGGCCACGCATCCGGATGAAGCCGCGGACGTGGCGCTGATCGGGCCCGCGTCGTGGCTGGAAAAACTGGATACACCGGCGACGAAGGTGCCGGTCGGGTTGGAGGGCTTCGTGGCGACGCCGGGCAAGCCGAGCGGTGAAGGCGCGCTCGTTGCGTGGGCGGCGCTCGAGCGCGCGGCGAGCGGCTGCCGCGAGGGCGAGTTCTCCGGGACGGTAACGGGCCCCGTGAGCAAGGAGTGGCTGGCACGCATCGGGTACAGTTTCCCGGGCCAGACGGAATTTTTCGCCGCGCGCTGGGGCGGTGAGCCGGTGATGGCGTTCTGCGGCGGCCGGCTCCGCGTGGTGCTCGCGACCTGGCACGTGCCGCTGCATCACGTGCCGCGGCTGCTCGGCCCGCACCTGCTGCACCGGACGGTTGCCGCCGCGGATGAACTGGCGCGCGTGTTTGCGCCGCCCGCGTCGGCGCTGCCGCCGCTGCGTTCGCAGCCCGAATGGGCGCAGGCCGGCGCCATCCTGACGCCGCCGCGCATCGGGGTCTGCGGACTGAACCCGCACGCCGGCGAGGCGGGCCTCCTCGGCACGGAGGAGCGTGACCTGATCAATCCCGCACTGGACCATTTGCGTCCGACGTTCCCGGGGCTGTCGCGCTGCGAGCCGGGCGACACGCTCTTCGCGCGACAACTGCGCGGCGAATTCGATGTGGTGATCGCGTTGTATCACGACCAGGGCCTCGCGCCGCTGAAGACGGTCGAGTTCGACGAGGCCGTGAACGTCACCCTCGGCCTGGCGCACGTGCGCACGAGCCCGGATCACGGCACCGCGTTCGGGATCGCCGGCAAAGGCGAGGCGCGGCCGACGAGTTTTGCCAACGCGGTCCAGGTTGCGCGCCGGCTGATTGCGACGCGCGCGGCGCGACGCTCCGCGTGA
- the lpxA gene encoding acyl-ACP--UDP-N-acetylglucosamine O-acyltransferase, whose amino-acid sequence MIHPTAIVEPGAQLGAECEIMAHAIITRHAVLGDRVVVHPFAVIGGDPQYLGFNRALPTYVRIGAGTVIREHVTVNRSIYEGKATQIGEECFLMASSHVAHDCAVGRKVVLANAALLAGHAQVGDFTFVGGAAAMHQFCRIGEGVMVAGHAAITRDVPHYTMVAERDDIIGFNVVGLKRRGFSRAAIAELKAAFHDVYFTPGNIRTVAAERLASGAFQSVEARRFLEFFAGGKRGFARARRAGCPEGEESA is encoded by the coding sequence ATGATTCATCCGACAGCCATCGTTGAACCCGGCGCGCAGCTTGGCGCCGAGTGCGAGATCATGGCGCATGCGATCATCACGCGGCACGCGGTGCTTGGCGATCGCGTCGTCGTGCATCCCTTTGCGGTGATTGGCGGTGATCCGCAGTATCTCGGCTTCAATCGGGCGCTTCCGACCTACGTGCGCATTGGGGCGGGGACGGTGATCCGGGAGCACGTGACAGTGAACCGCTCGATCTACGAGGGCAAAGCCACGCAGATCGGCGAGGAGTGTTTTCTCATGGCCTCGAGCCACGTCGCGCACGATTGCGCCGTGGGTCGCAAGGTCGTGCTGGCCAACGCCGCCCTGCTGGCGGGGCATGCGCAGGTGGGCGACTTCACGTTTGTGGGGGGCGCGGCGGCGATGCACCAGTTCTGCCGCATCGGCGAGGGCGTGATGGTCGCGGGGCACGCGGCGATCACGCGCGACGTGCCGCACTACACGATGGTGGCGGAGCGCGACGATATCATCGGGTTCAATGTCGTCGGCCTGAAGCGTCGCGGGTTCAGCCGGGCGGCGATCGCGGAGCTCAAGGCCGCGTTCCACGACGTGTATTTTACCCCGGGCAACATCCGCACCGTGGCTGCGGAGCGACTGGCGTCGGGCGCCTTTCAGTCCGTCGAGGCGCGGCGTTTCCTGGAGTTCTTCGCGGGCGGCAAACGTGGCTTCGCCCGCGCGCGGCGGGCCGGCTGCCCGGAAGGGGAGGAGTCGGCCTGA